The genomic interval GCTGGTGGAGTCGGTCCTGGGCTCGTTCTACCGGACGGTGCCCGGCGGCGTCAGCCAGTTCGTGGGGCTGCGTCTCTACACGAAAGTCCTGACCGACGGGACCTTCTGGCAGAGCGTTCGGAACACGGTCACGCTCCTCCTGATGTCGGTGCCGGCCACCGTCCTCCTGGCGCTGGCCGCGGCCCTCGGCCTGCACCGGCTCGCCCGCCTCCGGTGGCGCAACGCCTGGGCCGCCATGTACTTCCTCCCCTTCTCGGTGTCCCTGGTGGCGGCCGCGCTGATCTGGCAGTGGATCTACGATCCGGTCTACGGCTTCCTCAACCATCTGCTCTCGCTGATCGGCATCCCGCCCCAGAAGTGGCTCCAGAGCTTCGACCAGGTGCTTCCGTCCATCGCCGTCGTCAACGTGTGGGTCCGCCTCGGGTTCGACACGATGATCTTCCTGGCCGCGCTCCAGGCAATCCCGGCCGAGTATTACGAGGCGGCCGGCATCGACGGGGCGAGCCGGAGCCAGGCGCTCCGTCACGTGACCCTGCCGTTGCTGAACCCCCAGATCCTGATGGTGTGCATCCTGGAGCTCATCTTCAACTTCAAGATCTTCG from Candidatus Methylomirabilota bacterium carries:
- a CDS encoding sugar ABC transporter permease, with protein sequence MRQWARLLWPRTYMDRQRRAGLLFVFPALVYFSLVFLVPLVESVLGSFYRTVPGGVSQFVGLRLYTKVLTDGTFWQSVRNTVTLLLMSVPATVLLALAAALGLHRLARLRWRNAWAAMYFLPFSVSLVAAALIWQWIYDPVYGFLNHLLSLIGIPPQKWLQSFDQVLPSIAVVNVWVRLGFDTMIFLAALQAIPAEYYEAAGIDGASRSQALRHVTLPLLNPQILMVCILELIFNFKIFDQVYATTQGGPAGASQTVIMLLYDTAFKYFRLGDASVMAIFVFVSLLLVTLLQWRFFRKTVEY